Genomic DNA from Flavobacterium sp. N502540:
TTCTTGTACAAAGGTCTGTCGTTTATATCAAAGTTACCAATCGTAAAACGCGATAGGCTATAACTCTAAGTTATAATAGGAAGACAAATTTTGGATAAAAAGCTCGGTTAATGCATTTGGTTTACCCAGTAAAGTAATGATGTAGAAGTAGCGTTCAACAGATAAGTTTGCGATATCGAGCACCATTAATTCGTTGTTTTTAAGTTCTTTATCTACTGCATGTATGGACATAAAAGCCAGACAATCAGAGTTTAGAAGATATGATTTAATGCTTTCGGTACTTCCTAACTGCATTTCGATTTGTAGATCACTTATTTTTACCCCAACTTGTTTCAGAGAGTATTCTATAACTTCAAGTGTTCCTGATCCACGTTCACGGGTGATGAATTTCATCGATTTTAAATCTTCTAATGAAATTTCATTCTTTTTGATCAGCGGATTCTTGGTATTGCACACCAGTACGAGTTCATCTTTTAAAAACGGAGTGTATTTAATCGATTGGTTTTTGGATTGTCCTTCGACAATTCCAATTTCGATTTCTTTATGGATTAAGGCATTCTCAATTTGTTCTGTATTTCCGTTGAGCAAATTGACTTTAATGTCTTTTTGTTTTTGATGAAAACGTGCTAATACCGGTGAAATGATATACTGAGAAATCGTTGTACTCGCTCCCAGCCTCAGTAATCCTTGACGATCGTTAATAAAACTGCTCATTTCGAAGTCTATTTCGCGATAGATTTCAAAGATGTTTTTGGTGTGTTTCAGTAGAATTTCTCCTGCGGGAGTTAAAGCAATTTTAGAACCGTTTCGTTCGAAAAGCTTGGTTTTATAAGCTTCTTCAAGTTCCTGAATGTGTTTGGAAACCGCTGGCTGTGAAATATATAATTCAGTTGCCGCTTTAGTAAAGTTAAGGCGGAGTGCAACGGTGTAGAATACTTTTAGCCTGAAATCCATTGTATTAGTTAGTTTTGTTTCATGTTTAAAGTTTCAAGTTAGGCAAAAAAAAGTCTTTTTGTGCTACGAAACTTTTTTACTATTTAAAGTAATCCATTGTATTTACGGATAAACCACTCTGCTGTTAATACTAAGGCAATTAAAATCAATAGCCAAACCCAGTCAATCAATGGTGATTTGGTGGAAACATTCTTTTCAATCGATTTGTATTCTTTGTTCTCTATAAGCTGTTGAATAAGTTCATCTGCCTGATTTTCAAAGAAAGCTTTTCCGTTGGTTTGCAAGGCTAATTGTTTTAATTTCTGAACATCCGGATTTACAAATTGCTTTTCGATATCAAAATCTAAAATTTCAAAGTGACTTGAGTAAGAGGTATTGGTGTTCAATTCTTTTACTGTAAAGTTATATTTTCCGGTGGCCAATCCATCCAGATTTACGGAAAAAGAGTTGTTTCCTTTTAGCAAGTCGTAGTTTTTTACCTGTTTGGTTGCTGCATTTGTTATGGTAATCGTAAGTCTTGCTTTCTCATCAAACTCATAGTTCTTATTAAAGTACTGTGCATTGATCACAATAGCCTCACCGGAATTGTAGAAGCTTTCGTGTGTAACTACCAAAGATTTTTTGGAAGTAGTTGAAGCCAGATACTGAATAACCTTATCAATAAAAACGTCATACTTCTCAAAAGACTGATTGTCAATATGGCTTTGTAAACGCCATTTCCAGCTGTTTTCTCCTAAAAGAAAAGCGGTTCTTTTTGCCTGATTCTCTGTAAAGGCCAGTAATGGTGCATTTGTCGAAACATTTCTAATTTTTGAAGAAAGCAGTACTGATACATTTCCATTAGTGGTCACCGTTCCGAATAAATTTTGCAAAGGTGGAAAATTTTCAAAACCTATATTGTCTACAGCGAACAGATTAAACTGCGATTCAAATTCTGCCAGATAATCTTCTCTCTGACCACTCATTTTAAATACCAGATTTTTTTGCTGCTGATTCAAATAATTAAAGTCAGTGTTGTTTCCGGTTATGATAAAAGTGTTTACTCCCGCGAGCTTATTGTTATCGAAAATGGCTTTGAATGCTGTCGTTGGCTGGTATAAAACCAAAACAGTAGCTTCTTGCAACTGATTGATATCGTTTGGCTTAACCAGGATCACTTTACGCTGTGCATTGGTTTCAATCGAACGTTTAAACGCTGCTATATCGGGATGGTTTATAGCAGAAACTATTGCAATCGTTGACTTTTGATCAATGATTTCGACAGCAAAATTTTTGATATTATTATAGCTGTTTTTCTCTTTGATATTGGAAGAAACGGCTGCTTTAAAAATTTGTAAACCTACTTTATCAGCTGGTAAAAGCAAGTTTAAGGTTGCTGTCTTTTTAGAAGGAGAAAAAGAAACTTTTTCTTTGGCAACTACCTTACCTCCTTGTGATATGGTAAAATCAGCATTTGTGGCTTTGTCTCCTGCGTATTGAAGAAATACTTCTACAGGAAATTTATTCTTGTGAAAAGCATATTTGTTTACGTTAAGCTGATTGATTTTAAGATCTAAAAAAGTGGTTGTATCTCCCACAACCAAAGGATAAACTTTATTGACAGGATCAAAACGATATACATAATCGTTTCCTGTAGTCTGATTTCCGTCAGTTATAATTACAGTTGGAAAAATCAGGCTTTTATTGATGCTTTTTAGATTTTTGGCAACTTCGTCAAGATTGGTTTGTTTCCCTTTGAAATCAAACTTCTCCGAAGGTTTAAAATCGGCATCAAACTGGTAGGATTGAATTTCGAATTTATCCCGAAGCGCAGGATTCGACATCAATTTTTGATGTAATTCTATCACTTTTTTATTTGAATTTAAAGCGGTAATAGAACTTGAATTGTCTACAGCAATTGCAAGCGGAGTTTTGGTAACTTCCAGTGAATTTTTAGTCATTATTGGGTTTATCAATAGAAGCAATAATCCAAAAATGGCTAAAAAACGTAAAAAAGCCAAAAACCAAATCACATTGGATTTGTTTTTGGCTTTAAAAAAATATTGAAAATACGACAAACCAACTGCGATTACTAAAGAAAGTAATATTAATAGAATCGTATTTGTAGTCATATATTATTTGTTTATGGTTTAGAGTTTTTTGTTTATAGTTTATGGCTGCAGAACAATAAACAACAAACCATCAACAATCAACTTATTAGGTAAGCATTCCTCCGCAAACATTAAGTACTTGTCCGGTAACATACGCACTTAAGTCTGAAGCTAAGAAAAGACAAGCGTTAGCAACATCTTCTGCGCTTCCTCCTCTTTTTAACGGAATTCCTTCTCTCCATCCTTTTACTACATCTTCGTTTAATTTTGCAGTCATTTCCGTTTCAATAAAACCAGGCGCGATTGCATTACAACGAATGTTACGGGAACCTAACTCTAATGCTACAGATTTAGTGAAACCAATTGCACCAGCTTTTGAAGCTGCATAGTTAGTTTGTCCGGCATTTCCTGAAACTCCTACTACTGAACTGATATTTATGATAGATCCTGAACGTTGTTTCAAAAAGGTTTTTTGAATTGCTTTTGTCATATTAAAGACAGATTTCAGGTTTACATCAATAACCTGATCAAAATCTGCTTCAGACATACGCATCAACAGGTTGTCTTTTGTAATTCCGGCATTGTTAATTAAGATATCTACGGTTCCGAAATCAGCTAAAACTGCATCAACAAAAGTTTGTGCTTCATTAAAATCGGCAGCATTTGATTGGTATCCTTTTGCTTTAATTCCTAAACCGTTCAATTCAGCTTCTAAAGCTTCTGCAGAAGCTACAGATGAGCTGTATGTAAAAGCAACGTTTGCGCCATGTTTAGCAAAAACTTCAGCAATTCCTCTTCCAATTCCACGACTAGCGCCTGTAATAATGGCAACTTTTCCTTCTAGTAATTTCATATTCAAAATTAATGTTAATATTATTTCCAGCTAACCAGCTCTTTACTTTCTCCTGAGAAAAAGAGTAAAAAACAGTGCTGTGAATGACTTGTCAAATATATGATAATTCTTTTTTTAAAAAAATAACAATCGCAATTCATTTCGGAGCTAAATAATCGATCAGAATTTCTTATACTTTTTTAACTGTTAAAAATAGAAAGGGCAATTCTAAAGTGAATTGCCCTCTACTCAAAATAATAAAATAAAAATAAAACTAAAATTTATTGGAAAGCCCAGGTTGTCATTCTAAATGGACTTGAAGCGGACGTAAAAGTAAATACGGTATTAGTAGCGCCTACTGTAAAATTTTCTTTCTTAAAGTATAAACCTACCGGATTCATGAGCTGATCATCCATAGCCTTTAAGTTTGCAGGCGCAGGAATAGGAAGTGCACTGGCAAAAGTAGCTCCGGAAGTCCATTTAGGTGTAGGCGTTAAGATGATAACTTTTTTTGTTTCATCTACTGATAATGTAAAGAAATGGTATACTCTTGTTAATACATTTGCTGCGTTTGAAAATCTGTATTCAACATAGCTTCCGTTAGGAGTGTTAAACCAAGGCTGTACTCTTAGTAATGTTGTACCAGCCGGCATAGAAGCTTCAATATCTCTGAATAATGAAAGGAATAATGCTGAGTTTGTTGAGGCAGCCGTTAATATTGACCTGTCATGTCCATATACTACATTTGCATTTGCAGGTAATAGTATCTTGTAATCATCTGTTAGCAATAGAGGCTTGTTCGTGAATTTAATGGTTGCTGCCACTCCACCCGTTCCGGTTGCGGTGAAACTCTTGCTTGTAGGGTCAAAAATAAAATTGGAAAGTTTTTGACCTTTAACTTCTAAAGGAAGTTTTGAAAAAGCACCTGTCGGATTAAATGAAAAAGCAAAATTATAACTTTCTTTAACAGCAGGGTCTAAAGAAGATCCAGTCGCAAAACGAGCTGGGGCGTTATAATCAAATTGATAGTCTTTAGTTGTCGTTCCATCGTTTATCTGTAATAATCGAAATAGTGGGCTTGATGCGTCGCCAGCTAAACCATTAATGACTGGTACATTTTTAGGCAAATCAGTCCAGTCCTGAGCCGTTGCTTTTGCAAAACGTAGAAAATGTCCATTTCTATTGGTTTTAAAAATAATATCTCCATTTTTTTGTCCATAATAATAGAACTGAAAATCTCCTAAATATCCTTTTGTATTAAGTGCTGTTGTAGGTGAGTTTGCGGCATCTGACAAAAGATGTATTCTATTTTTTGTAGTAAAGACTAAACTTACAGTGCTACCTGTTTGTATATTGTACTGACTTCTGTAAGTTCCTGTATCACTAAAGTCAGATGCCATGTCTACATTTCCTTGTGGTAAAAATTTAAACAAGTGGGTCCAACCTCCAAGTTGTGTACTATCGGTATAATAAACCGCTTTCCATCCTTCAGAAGAAGAAAGTAACAAATCATTCAGTTCTTTTTGACGGCCGCTTAGTCGATCCGTTGCATTTTTATCAAATTTTGCCTCTACTTCCGGGCTCGAACATGACCCTAATAGCAAAGCTATAAAAGGAATCAGTAAATAGTTATATATAAATTTTGCTTTCATAATATTTTTTGTAAAATTTAATATTCTTAATTGTTTATTATGGCATCTGTGTTTTTTTGTGCCTCATCCCTTAGAGCATAAAAATCGATGTTAAAAGCACTTTTATAATAATTCACCACAATTGCTTCTTTGGCTTTAATACTCGCTCTACCGGCATCACTTGCTCCTGCTAATATAGCATCGTACTCTGCTTTTGAACTTGTTAAAATGGTTGAAGCTGTTTCGGCAAAATCTTCGATAATATTCAAGCGTGCATAACTTGTGATGAATCCTAAGTTTCTTGAAGTAGCAGTGGCTTCTGTATACCACGATGTTGTGTATCCGCCTGGGGTTAACTTATACCACGCCTGCTGATCAAAAGGTTTTGTTTGATTTAGAATGTGTACATACTCGTGCTGAATGGTATGAATAAATTCTGTTACATCTGCTCTGTTTTTTTTATTGAGATTGTCTACCTCAAAGAGCGTTATCTTTTGCCCCGCTTCTGCAAGTCCTAATGTCCTTGTCCCATTTGTATTTAAATTTTTACCTCCAACAAGTACAAATTCTCTTGGGGCAAGTTTTTTAACAAAATCAACTCCTCCAAGAGTAGAATAACTATCGATCCAGATTTTTTTTACCACCTCCATCGCCGGCTGAACTTTAGTGACATCAGGCGGGTATAAATATCTATTGTTGTCTACTAAATTTTGATTCCACAAATAATATACATTAATATTATATGGCGTTAAAAAATTAATACCAATCCATTTATCTAAATCTGTTTTTACAGGAATTGAATAATCAAACTGACTTTCTTTTGGCTGATTTTCATGTGCACAGGAAGCAAGAAGCAAAACTCCCGCAATTAGTACCGTTTTATATGTTTTGAATACTTTCATACTACTTTCTAATTAAAATTTATCAAGGATTTTTTTCAATACCATTATCTGACGCTCTAAGTGGTATTTGTAAGGCTCTGCGTTTATCATCTTTTTCTAGAATATTATTCCTTTCTATTTTTCCAAATGCAAGTGTATTATGCGTTACTACAAGATTAAAACGTTTAATATCAAACCACCTGTGCCCTTCTTGCATAAATTCTCTCCTACGTGCTTCAGCAATTGCTTTTATATAAGAAGTTTGCACAGGGGTTAAGGTGTAAAAAGGGGTAAATTCATTTGGAATAACGGGATATTTAGCTGTAACGACTCCTTCATTTAATAAATCTGTCGCTGCATTATAGCCGCTAGTTCTGGTACCTAAAAAGTAACCCAACTCTGTATTGGCTTCAGCCATTTTGTTTTTCATTACTAATGCTTCAATTCTATTCAGATACACATCATCATTGCTGAACAAAACAGTAGCCGCATAAGGTGTCCCTATACCAGATGTTAGATTTGTGATTTTGAAATATTCATAAACTTTTGGAAAATAAACAACTGTACCTCCGTCATATTGACCACTAGTAAATGTTAGATTGGCTTTATTCCACATATTTGTACTGTTGCCAAGAATTTCATTAGATCTGTTTGCAGCAAGACAAAATCTATACCCAACAGCCCTATTTGCAAGTGAATTTGGATAACTAATTAATAAGTTGGTTTCCCGATCTGCACTTGAATATTGAACGTCTCTTTGGGCAAAAGCCGTACCAGTATATGTTGGCCAGTCTCTAATTTTTGTTGGTTTAGAACCTAAACTTTCAGAATACTCCAGTACTTTATCCCAATCTCCTTTTATCAAATAAAAACGAGTAGCAAACGCTTTACTCGCATCCACGGTAAAATGATATTTTGGTTCTTTATAATTATTGGTTACATATTTTAGACCCTCTACAATATCCTGCTCAATAAAATCAAAAACTTCTTTTACGCTATTACGTTTGTACTGAACCAGTAATTCACTTTCGGGAGATTTAATGTACGGAACCCCTAAGTCTGTTGTAGCGGTGGCTGGATTGTAACGGTTTGACCATAGAGAAACCAGCATAAAGTGATTGTAGGCTCTGGCTATTAAAGCTTCTCCTTTTTGAGGATTTAGACTAGCCGGACTCCCGAGCTTTTCAATGGCTTCCAGTGCCTGGTTTGCTGCTGCAATTGCTTGGTAAGATGCAACCCAGAATTCTGACTGGGAATCAAATCCAATCTGAGTGTGCATTTCCCAGTTGTAACTTTGTTCGTTATATAAATTAGTGCGCGATAGTAACTCACTGTCAAAAACATTGTCAGACATTGCTTCTGCAAGAACCATATACGTTTTATTAGGGTAAGCCGAAACTAATAATTCCGAAACTTTTTCAGGAGTATCTATTTGAGTTCTGTTATCCGGTACTTCTGAAAGATAATCATCACAACTTGTAATACCGGTTAATACTAGTAAAGACAATAGTATTTTTATATTTTTCATGGTCAATAAATAGTTAAAATGAAAGATTAATTGCAAAAGTATATTGCGCTGTAATTGGGAAGGCAACCCCACCAGAGTTACGGAATTCAGGATCTTGTCCGTTTAATTTTTTGTCTGAATAAATCAACCATGGATTAACTGCCGAACCTTTTAAACTAAAACTGCTTAGACCTAACTTTTTCTTAAAATCGCTAGGAAATTCCCATCCCAATGATATATTTTTTAATCGTACGAAGTCGCCACTTGCAATTCTGACATCAGAGAAATTATAAGTGTTATAGGCTATCTGTAAATTATTTGCTCCATAATTTCTGTTCAACAATTTATCTGCAATAACCGGTACATTTGTATATTGTTCGTCACCAGGATTAATCCATCTGTTAGCAAACTCTTTAGTAAAAACAGTCAAATCAGTATATTCATTGTTGTACACAGGGTTCAGTCTTATTTTGTTTCCTCCCGATCCTACTATAAAAACATATAAGGACCAGCTTTTATAACTAAAGGTATTGGCTAAACCGATCGATTTATTTGGTTCTACTGATCCTTCGTATTTTAAATACTTAGTGACATCATTCGTGTCCTGAAAGTTAGCTTTCGTGATATTATCTTCGGCTCCGTCCTGTAATTTAAAGGTTGGTAAACCTTGATTATTTAGCCCCGTAAATTGATAAGAATACAATGAGTTTCTAGGGTGTCCTACGGTATTACCCCCATTTGCAGCAATTAAATTAAATACTGAAGGCTTATTGGCTAGTTTTGTAATTTTTTGATCGTAAACAGAGAAGTTTAATGTCGTAGACCATTTAAAATCTTTAGATACAATGTTTTGAGTGGTAAAGCCAACTTCAAGACCTTTTGTATGCATATCGGCATTGTTTCCTTGTTTTACACTTTCTCCACCAACACCTGATGTAATTACAAAATCGATAAGATCAAATGCTTTACGGCTGTAAACATCTGCTGTGAACTGCACTCTATTTCTAAACATTCCAAGATCTACACCAATATTAGTTTCAAATTGTTTCTCCCAAGTCAAATCTTTGTTTTGCAAATTAGCGATACGAATTGCATTTTCTCTGTCCGCTGTATTGAAACGATCTGTGATAAAGCTTCTATAAATGGCTAAAGAATTTGTTGCAGGTCCTGCAGTGGCGGTTAAACCATAAGAAGCTCTAAGTGCTAATGTGTTAACGGACTCTACATTTTTCATGAATTTTTCTTCTTTAATGTTCCATTTACCACTCAAAGTGTAGGTAGGCAGCCATCTTGAAGAACCTGTATTACCTTGTCTGTTTGAACCATCATAACGACCTGTAATCGATCCGGTATAACGACGGTCGTAGGTATAACCCACTTTTCCAAAGAAACCTACGGTACGTTCTCTTTCAGCACCAAAATCATAATAAGAGCTTCCTTCATTTACCAATTTCTCAATCAATTTTGGCTCGATAAAAGGGGTAAGTCCTTTTTGAAATTGAATTCCAGCCGCTGTAAAATTGTCATTATTTCTATCTACTGATCTGAACTCAGTTCCAAAGAAACCTTCAATTTCATGTTTGTCATTTAACGTATTTCTGTAGGTAATGCTATTTCTAACATTGTAAGAAGTTAAGTTATCAGTAAACTTACGCAAAAAACCACCATTGGGTAAAACCGAAGTTTTTAGTGCCGTTAAATCATTTGGATTCTGATACAAAAATACGTTAGCACTTTGAATCAAAGCATTCGGATTTACAGTTATACCGGCATTATAAGCTCCAACAACATTTGAGTCTTCATAGATTCTGTGCTCTCGTGATGTGTTGGCATAACGTGCCGAACCGGTAAAGTTGTAGGTTAAATTTTTGTTTATTTTGTAATCTATGTCTGCCTGAAAACGAATATCATTTACTTTAATACCAAGCGTATTATTTTGTAATTCTTTAATGATATTCATTGGGGCCCAGTTGTTTTGATAATATTCATAATTACCGTTTTCATCATAAGGCCTAAGTGTTCTGCTTGTGCTTAAAACATAATTAAACGGGTTAATATCAAAATCTCTGCTAACTTTTCCGAAAACCACATCATCTTTACTTTCATACGAACCAGGGGCTCCCTGATCACGGATAGAAGCAAGAGTTGATAGGGTAATATTTAATCTGTCGTTAATATAAAACGTTCCTTTTAGGTTTGATGATAGTTGCTTGACATTATCAGCAATAGACCATCCCGGATCTGTATAGTATCCTAAAGAGCCATAAAATGTGTTGTTTTTTCCACCTCCAGAGAAGCTTAATGAATGGTTTTGTGTAATAGATGGTCTAAATAAGGTCTTAAACCAGTCTGTATTTCCTAATTCGTATTTTCGCAAAAATTCATTAATGAAGGGCTGCTCATTTTTAACTCCATACTGTCCATTAGTTTGATCGTAACGATTTATTTCTCTGGCCAGAGTACCATAAACACCACTAAATCTTGCAGTTAATGATGAGCTTTGGTCCAGATAACCTTTGCCTCTCATTTCCTGAAAAATACTCATTGATTCCTGAGAATTCAGAATATCATATTGTGTATAACTTGGGACAGTTCTAACTGTATTTTCAAGAGAATAAGACACTTTTAAAGGTGAATCTCTGCGGCCTTGTTTGGTCGTTACCACTACTACTCCATTCAACGATCTTGAACCATAGATTGAAGTTGCAGACGCATCTTTCAGAATTTCAATACTTTGAATGTCATTAGCGTTTAATCCAGCAATGGCAGAACTCAATAAAGTAGACGAGTCACCCGACGCTAAATCTGCAAATGAAACGTTGATAATATCTTCTTGTACCACTCCGTCAATAACCCATAATGGTTTTGTGTCTCCAAAAATAGAAGAAGATCCACGAACCGTAATTTTAGGTGTCGTACCAAAAGATCCCGTAACGTTTTGTACAGTAACACCGGCAGCCTTACCTTCAATCATTCTGCTCACATCTACAACACCATCGACTTTCAATTCACTGCCGGAAATTTTACTGATTGCCCCTGTAAAAGTTCTTTTGGATGTTTTTTCATAACCTGTAGTAACGACAACTTCTTTTAGATTTTGCCCTGCCTCATTTAAGACAATTGTTGGTGTCGTATTTCCGATTCCAATCTCTTTTGTCTCCATGCCAACATAAGAAATAACCAGAGCAGTACTGTTTGATGGCATTTCAATCGAAAACTTACCATCAAAATCTGTTAATACAGCAATTTTAGTCCCTTTGGCTAATACAGTCGCTCCCGGTAACGGAGTACCACTGACATCAGTAACAGTGCCTTTAATAATTGGACCGGCTGCAGTTAAAAGTTCAAAAAGTGAATTGCCTGCTTCAACATTCGTAAAAGGAACTGATGAGCTGTTTTTCTGCAAGATTATCTGATTGCTAACCTCAGTATAAGTAATATTAAATGGCAATAAAATTCGATTCAAAATACTTGACAAAGTTTCATCGTTAGCATCTATGCTAACTTTTTGATTCAATTGTGGTAATCTTGAATTGTAAGAAAATTTTACGTTTGCAGACTTTTGTAGTTTAGACAAGGTGTTGTCTAAAGTTAAATTGGTTATATTAATTGTAACTTTAGTATCTAATTTCTTTTGTCCATTTACATCATTTGCCATAGCGACACTTGAAAACACAAGTGCCAGAACAAACTGAAATAGTGTTATTTTCATGATTCGATGGAGTAATCGTTGTTTAACAACTGGTTTTTTCATAATTTTGGTTTGTTTTGATTAATACTGTTCGAGTGTATTTTAAGAAACATCCTCAATTACTCTTTACAGAGAGTAATTTGATTCATCTAAGTGTCGATAATGTTACAGCATTTCGGCACTTTTTTTATGCATTTTCTTTTACATAGGCGCTATTATTATTTTTTGTTTTGGTTATTTTTCTATTCTTTAAATTTTAAAACCCAACGTTACAATTACAGTTGTAAAGTGTGATTAGTTACATCCATTAGATCTTATAATAATCTGATTTCCAATCATTTCAAAAGTGGTATTGTTACCAATACTGTTGCAGATAATTTTTAATTTTTCCATCAAAGGCTGATCGCTAAGAGAAGTGGTAAGGTGACAGTCTTTTAATTTATTTTTCGGATAATCGATATTTACCAGATAGGCTTGTTCTATAGTTTCAAAAATTTGAGATACCGGAATATCAGTAAATTCGAAACTCAGCTGTTCGATATTCCCGACACTCCGCGTAAGAACTAAATCCTGAGTAATGTTTGTTATTTTATTAAAGCTTAAATCTTTGCGTTGAAAACGTAACGCCTGATTAGGTAATAAAACAACTTCCTCCTGATCTGACTTAGCGACTAAACTATTTGATTTTACCCTTACTTTACCGGTGCGAACTAAAACTTCAACATTAGGTTGGTCGGAATAGGCCTTGACTCTGAAACTGGTACCGACTACCTTAGTGATAATTTCGTTTGCATAAACGAAAAAAGGCTTATTAGGATTTTTACTAATTTCAAAGAAACCTTCGCCGGATAAATAAACCTTTCTTTCGCTTCCGGTAAAGATCTTAGGATAACTCAATTTACTTTTAGGCTGTAGTAAAACGGAACTGCCGTCAGATAAAGTAATAATTTGAGCTTTGTCTGAATTGTTGGTTTGTTCTACTAAACCTTCATTGTTTTTGTTAATCAGTTCATTGTAGGTTACTATTGTGCTATGAGGTGTCGTATTGTTGTAAA
This window encodes:
- a CDS encoding FecR family protein; translated protein: MQKRNKYTQVEDFLSDESFQSWILSKIDNDDWEEWTLESRRRAKLVQDARALLLAMKVPEQTITQPELYRALQTTWTKIEEKESKNNSIQGSKIKFLKKYFLSGIAAALVVSLGSVWFYNNTTPHSTIVTYNELINKNNEGLVEQTNNSDKAQIITLSDGSSVLLQPKSKLSYPKIFTGSERKVYLSGEGFFEISKNPNKPFFVYANEIITKVVGTSFRVKAYSDQPNVEVLVRTGKVRVKSNSLVAKSDQEEVVLLPNQALRFQRKDLSFNKITNITQDLVLTRSVGNIEQLSFEFTDIPVSQIFETIEQAYLVNIDYPKNKLKDCHLTTSLSDQPLMEKLKIICNSIGNNTTFEMIGNQIIIRSNGCN